The region CGGTCGCGGCGGATCACCGGAACGCTCCGGTGAACGCGCTCGGCTATCTGCGCGTGATGTTCGCCGTGGAGGACCTGGACGACACCCTCGCCCGGCTCACGAAGGTCGGCGCCGAGCTCGTCGACCGCGTCGTGAACTACAAGGATGTATACCGCCTCTGCTACATCCGAGGTCCCGAAGGGATCCTCATCGGGCTCGCGGAAGAGCTCCAGCAGTCGTGACGAACCAAGTGCTGTTCGTTCAGGGTGCTGGGCGGGATGCCCACGCATGGGACCAGAAGCTCGTCCTGAGCCTGCAGCGCGAGCTCGGACAAGACTACGAGGTGCGCTTTCCGACGATGCCGGACGAAGGCAACCCGAGCTATGAGAAGTGGCAGAGCACGCTCGAGCGCGAGCTCCAGGCTTTGTCACGGGGCGCGGTGGTCGTCGGCCATTCCGTTGGTGGAACGTTCGTCATCAAGTTGCTCGCAGAGAGCGCTCCGGACCAAGGGCTGAGCGCCATCGTGCTGATCGCGCCGCCCTTCGTTGGAGACGGCGGCTGGCCCAGCGACGAGCTGGAGCTTCCTGCAGATCTCGGTGCGCGTCTTCCGGCGGGCGTTTACATCTTTCACGGGACGGACGACGACGTCGTGCCGGTGGCTCACGCGGACCTGTATGCCCGCGCCGTGCCCCATGCCCGCGTCCATCGCCTCCAAGGCCGCGACCACCAACTGAACGATGACTTGAAGGACGTTGCCGCCATCGTGGTGCGCGCGCGCTGAGCATGGACGACCGCCC is a window of Polyangiaceae bacterium DNA encoding:
- a CDS encoding VOC family protein, whose protein sequence is MTVKRMDNVGIVVEDLDAAIAFFSELGLELEGRAPIEGEWASGVTGLRDMRVEIAMLRTPDGHSRLELSRFVAPPVAADHRNAPVNALGYLRVMFAVEDLDDTLARLTKVGAELVDRVVNYKDVYRLCYIRGPEGILIGLAEELQQS
- a CDS encoding alpha/beta fold hydrolase; translated protein: MTNQVLFVQGAGRDAHAWDQKLVLSLQRELGQDYEVRFPTMPDEGNPSYEKWQSTLERELQALSRGAVVVGHSVGGTFVIKLLAESAPDQGLSAIVLIAPPFVGDGGWPSDELELPADLGARLPAGVYIFHGTDDDVVPVAHADLYARAVPHARVHRLQGRDHQLNDDLKDVAAIVVRAR